The DNA region TTGTAGATTATGCTCATACGCCCGATGCATTGATAAAAGTTCTTACAACGATTAACGATTTAAAAAAAGAAAATGCAAAAGTTATTGTAGTGGTTGGTGCCGGTGGAAATCGTGATAAAACCAAACGTCCTATAATGGCAAAAGAAGCAGCTCGTTTATGCGATAAGCTTATTCTCACTTCTGATAATCCACGATACGAAAAGCCAGAAGATATTTTAAATGATATGTTACAAGGGCTTGAAAGTATCGAACGGCAAAAAACACTCACTATTGTTGATAGAAAAGAAGCCATTCGCACAGCTTTAATGTTAGCTCAAAATAACGATATCGTTTTAGTTGCTGGTAAAGGACACGAAACATATCAGGAAATTAATGGTGTTAAGCATCATTTCGATGATAGAGAAGTAATTAAACAATATTTAAAAATTTAATTTATGTTGTATTATTTATTTACATACTTAGACCAACAATATGATTTCCCTGGAGCTGGAGTTTTTAACTACATCTCTTTTAGGGCTGGTATGGCCATTATTTTTTCTTTGCTAATAGCTTTATTTATTGGAAAGAAAATTATTCGTTTTTTACAAAAAAAACAAATTGGCGAAATAGTACGCGATCTTGGACTAGAAGGACAGTTAAGTAAACAAGGAACCCCAACTATGGGGGGGATTATTATTCTTGCTTCGATAATAGTACCAACATTGCTCTTTGCAAAACTTCATAATATATACATTATATTATTATTGATAACAACTATATGGCTTGGTCTTATTGGTTTTATTGACGATTATATAAAAGTTTTTAAACATGACAAAAAAGGGCTTCATGGTAAAGCTAAAATTTTAGGACAAGTCGTTTTAGGTATCATTGTTGGATTAGCAATATATAATAGTGATGATATAGTAATTCGCGAAAAAGTAAGAAAAGAAATCGTTCAACCGAATAATACAACCGAAGTTGCTGCCTCATTCGAAAGCCGTACCATTCGATTATCTGAAGATATTAAATCGTTTAAAACAACCATACCTTTCGTAAAAAATAATGAGTTTGATTACCAATATTTGTTGTTCTTTTTAAATGAAGGATTACGCCAAAAATGGGTTTGGTTAATCTTTACGTTAGCTGTTATTTTTATTATAACTGCTGTTTCGAATGGTGCCAATATGACCGATGGCCTCGATGGTTTGGCAACGGGAACTTCGGCGGTAATTGCTACTACGCTTGGAATTTTAGCCTACGTATCGGGTAACGTAATATTTGCCGACTATTTAAATATAATGTATATCCCTTATTCTGGGGAAATGGTAGTTTTTGCAGCTGCATTTATTGGAGCTACAATCGGTTTTATGTGGTATAATAGTTATCCAGCACAAGTATTTATGGGCGATACCGGGAGTTTGGCACTTGGAGGAATTATTGCCGTATTTGCTATACTTATTCGTAAAGAAATTTTGCTTCCGATACTTTGCGGAATATTTTTCGTCGAAAACTTATCGGTTCTCTTGCAAGTAGGTTATTTTAAATACACCAAAAAAAAATATGGTGAGGGACGACGCATTTTTAAAATGGCACCTATACACCATCATTTTCAGAAACTCGGCTATGTAGAGCCTAAAATTGTAACACGTTTTTGGATTGTTGCCATTTTTCTTGCGGTATTAACTATTATTACTTTAAAAATACGATAATGAGCAAAAGAATAACCATATTAGGATGTGGCGAAAGCGGAATGGGAGCAGCTCTCTTAGCACAAAGTAAGGGATTTGATGTTTTTGTAAGCGATCGTTCGGAAATTAAATCTGAATATAAAAAGCCCCTCATAGAAGCCAATATTCCGTTTGAGGAAAATACACATACATTCGAAACAATACTTGCATCGGATCTTATTATTAAAAGCCCAGGTATCCCTGAAAAATCTGAAATAATTAAAACCATACGTCATCATAATATTCCCATTATTTCTGAAATAGAATTTGCAGCACAATATACTAATGCTAAAATCATTGCTATTACAGGAAGTAATGGTAAAACTACTACCACACTTTTAACTTATCATATTTTTAAAAAAGCTGGATTAAATGTTGGATTAGCTGGTAATGTTGGTAAAAGCTTTGCGCTATCAGTTTTACAAAATCAATTCGATTACTATATTCTTGAAATCAGTAGTTTTCAGTTAGACGATATTATCCATTTTAAACCACATATTGCAGTTTTACTCAATATTACGCCCGACCACCTCGATAGGTATAATTACAATTTTCAAAATTATATAGATAGCAAATTTTTAATTACAAAAAATCAAACAGCTACTGATTATTTTGTCTATTGCTACGATGATAAGGTTATTCAGAATAATATTTTAAATAAAAAGATTCAAGCACAGGTAATACCATTTTCTATAAAAGAAACATTAGAGTCAGGTGGTTATATTTCAGAAAATCAGTTAATTATTAATATAAATAAAAAACAATTTACTATGTCGATATTTGATTTATCGCTTGAAGGAAAGCACAACCAGTACAATTCGTTAGCAGCTGGTATAGCTTCGTTTGTGAGCAATATACGAAAAGAAGTTATTCGCGAGTCGCTAAGCGATTTTGAAGCGGTTGAACATCGCCTCGAAAAAGTATTAAAAATTAGAGGGATTGAGTTTATTAACGATTCTAAGGCTACTAATGTAAATTCAACTTGGTATGCACTCGAAACGGTTAAAAAACCTATTATCTGGATTGTCGGAGGAGTTGATAAAGGAAATGATTATTCTGAACTTGAAGCTTTAGTTAAAGAAAAAGTTAAAGCTATTGTATGCCTTGGGATAGATAATACAAAAATTATAAAAGCATTTGAACATCTTCATATTCCAATATTCGATACAAAGAGTATGGAAGAGGCTGTTTATACAGCATATAAAAATGGGGTGCCTGGTGATGTTGTATTATTATCGCCGGCATGCGCAAGTTTTGACCTCTTTCAAAATTATGAAGATCGTGGAAGAAAATTTAAAAATGCTGTTCGTGATTTATAAAATTTAAAATATGAAATAGCCATGAGAACAATTACACACAAACCGAAATTGAAATTATTACACACAAATGAGTATCTCTTTTGTTTTAATGGCCTATTCCATCTCGTCATACTTACGAGATATTTTAAAATTTAAAAAATAATTACACATGAAAATTAATACTGCAAATATTTTTAAAGGCGATCTTACAATTTGGGTAATTATATTTTTGCTCTGTGTGGTATCATTATTAGCAGTATATAGTTCTACAGGAACATTAGCTTTTAAATACCAAGAAGGTAATATGTTTTATTATTTATTACGTCACGGATTTTTATTATTCGTAGGTATTATACTTATTTTAGTGTTTCAAAATATTCCTGTATATATTTACAATAAGTTTTCAGTTCTCCTTATAGTTTCTACTATTCCACTACTTTTATATACCTTACTTAAAGGAACAAATTTAAACGAGGCTTCTCGATGGATTACTTTACCTGGCACAGGTATTTCTTTTCAATCATCCGACTTTGCTAAATTTTCGTTGGTAGTATATATTGCACATTTTTTAGCTAAAAATCAAAATGCTAACGATGAGGTATTCAAAAAGAATTTTAATATTTTAATGTTTTTTATTTTATTAATATGTGGACTCATATTGCCTGCAAATTTCTCTACTGCTGCTCTTTTATTTATTATTAGTGTGATTATACTTTTTATGGGAAGAGTAAAGTTTAAATATATTTTTAAACTTATTGGTGTAGGAATCTCTATTGCAGTTGTTTTTATTACCATTGCTTTATTGTTTTTTCCTGATAAAGGACGGGTAGCAACTTGGAAAAATCGTGTAGAAGCATATTTTAATAGCGAAAAAATAGATAGTGATGCAAACTATCAAGTAGAACAAGCTAAAATAGCGATTGCCTCGGGAGGGTTTGCTGGAAAAGGACCGGGAAATAGTACACAACGAAATTTTTTGCCACACCCCTATTCCGATTTTATTTATGCTATTATTATAGAGGAATATGGATTTATGGGAGCTTTAACCTTAATTTTTTTATATTTAATTTTATTTTTTAGAGCTGGAATTATTGTTAGTAAATCGAAAAAAGCTTTTCCTGCTTTTCTTGCTGTCGGTTTGTTGTTATCACTTGTTATGCAAGCAATGATAAATATGGGAGTAGCGACCAGTGTTTTTCCTGTAACTGGGCAAACCCTTCCACTGGTGAGCATGGGAGGTACTTCTATTATTTTTACTAGCTTGTCGTTAGGAATTATTTTAAATATCAGTATTTTAAACGAAAAAGAAAAAATAGAGGAAAAACAAAATGAAATAAAATCGAAAGCGAATAAAACAGATGTAATAAATAATAACGAAAAAGAAAATTCTAATCCATCAAATTATGAGTAATATGGAAGCATTAAAAGTTATAATAAGCGGTGGCGGAACCGGTGGGCATATCTTTCCAGCTATTGCTATTGCAAATGCTTTACGCAAAATAAATCCTAATACTGAGATACTTTTTGTCGGTGCCGAAGGTAAAATGGAAATGGAAAAAGTACCTGCAGCCGGGTATAAAATTATTGGATTACCTGTTCGTGGTTTTCAGCGTAAACTAACTCTAAGCAACATTAGTTTCTTTTTCAAACTTTTTCAAAGTTTAAAAAAAGCAAAACGCATTATTAAAGAATTTAACCCCGATGTAGTTGTTGGAGTAGGCGGATTTGCATCTGGACCAACGCTTAGAGTTGCTACTAAAATGGGCATCCCAACTTTGATACAAGAGCAAAATTCTTACCCAGGAGTAACCAATAAGCTACTCGCATCTAAAGTTAATAAAATTTGCGTGGCATACCAAGATATGGACAACTACTTCCCCACTAGTAAAATAATAATAACAGGAAATCCGGTTAGACAAGATATTC from Bacteroidales bacterium includes:
- a CDS encoding phospho-N-acetylmuramoyl-pentapeptide-transferase, whose protein sequence is MLYYLFTYLDQQYDFPGAGVFNYISFRAGMAIIFSLLIALFIGKKIIRFLQKKQIGEIVRDLGLEGQLSKQGTPTMGGIIILASIIVPTLLFAKLHNIYIILLLITTIWLGLIGFIDDYIKVFKHDKKGLHGKAKILGQVVLGIIVGLAIYNSDDIVIREKVRKEIVQPNNTTEVAASFESRTIRLSEDIKSFKTTIPFVKNNEFDYQYLLFFLNEGLRQKWVWLIFTLAVIFIITAVSNGANMTDGLDGLATGTSAVIATTLGILAYVSGNVIFADYLNIMYIPYSGEMVVFAAAFIGATIGFMWYNSYPAQVFMGDTGSLALGGIIAVFAILIRKEILLPILCGIFFVENLSVLLQVGYFKYTKKKYGEGRRIFKMAPIHHHFQKLGYVEPKIVTRFWIVAIFLAVLTIITLKIR
- the murD gene encoding UDP-N-acetylmuramoyl-L-alanine--D-glutamate ligase; this translates as MSKRITILGCGESGMGAALLAQSKGFDVFVSDRSEIKSEYKKPLIEANIPFEENTHTFETILASDLIIKSPGIPEKSEIIKTIRHHNIPIISEIEFAAQYTNAKIIAITGSNGKTTTTLLTYHIFKKAGLNVGLAGNVGKSFALSVLQNQFDYYILEISSFQLDDIIHFKPHIAVLLNITPDHLDRYNYNFQNYIDSKFLITKNQTATDYFVYCYDDKVIQNNILNKKIQAQVIPFSIKETLESGGYISENQLIININKKQFTMSIFDLSLEGKHNQYNSLAAGIASFVSNIRKEVIRESLSDFEAVEHRLEKVLKIRGIEFINDSKATNVNSTWYALETVKKPIIWIVGGVDKGNDYSELEALVKEKVKAIVCLGIDNTKIIKAFEHLHIPIFDTKSMEEAVYTAYKNGVPGDVVLLSPACASFDLFQNYEDRGRKFKNAVRDL
- a CDS encoding FtsW/RodA/SpoVE family cell cycle protein, which codes for MKINTANIFKGDLTIWVIIFLLCVVSLLAVYSSTGTLAFKYQEGNMFYYLLRHGFLLFVGIILILVFQNIPVYIYNKFSVLLIVSTIPLLLYTLLKGTNLNEASRWITLPGTGISFQSSDFAKFSLVVYIAHFLAKNQNANDEVFKKNFNILMFFILLICGLILPANFSTAALLFIISVIILFMGRVKFKYIFKLIGVGISIAVVFITIALLFFPDKGRVATWKNRVEAYFNSEKIDSDANYQVEQAKIAIASGGFAGKGPGNSTQRNFLPHPYSDFIYAIIIEEYGFMGALTLIFLYLILFFRAGIIVSKSKKAFPAFLAVGLLLSLVMQAMINMGVATSVFPVTGQTLPLVSMGGTSIIFTSLSLGIILNISILNEKEKIEEKQNEIKSKANKTDVINNNEKENSNPSNYE